A part of Arachis hypogaea cultivar Tifrunner chromosome 12, arahy.Tifrunner.gnm2.J5K5, whole genome shotgun sequence genomic DNA contains:
- the LOC112727116 gene encoding uncharacterized protein isoform X2, translating into MIVTSLADPWMLRFAYGAFLIGRLLIGLICMRWLLLLVIHQMVRVHWLVLTRAVATYITHQKISCNKKVISICRTTRRNHISKKLHVSNLPQEVHQRYLSHLLIHEFGLLMVLIWFKSLKKPEEGSVSHTVQQLAKYMFLKGVMDQCF; encoded by the exons ATGATAGTTACTTCATTAGCGGATCCTTGGATGCTAAGGTTCGCATATGGAGCATTCCTGATAGGCAGGTTGTTGATTGGACTGATATGCATGAGATGGTTACTGTTGCTTGTTATACACCAGATGGTCAG AGTGCACTGGTTGGTTCTTACAAGGGCAGTTGCCACTTATATAACGCATCAG AAAATAAGTTGCAACAAAAAAGTCATATCAATCTgcagaacaacaagaagaaatcACATCTCAAAAAAATTACATGTTTCCAA TTTGCCCCAGGAAGTTCATCAGAGGTACTTATCACATCTGCTGATTCACGAATTCGGGTTGTTGATGGTGTTGATCTGGTTCAAAAGTTTAAAG AAACCTGAAGAAGGATCAGTCAGTCATACAGTACAGCAATTGGCAAAGTACATGTTTCTGAAG
- the LOC112727116 gene encoding uncharacterized protein isoform X4, with the protein MIVTSLADPWMLRFAYGAFLIGRLLIGLICMRWLLLLVIHQMVRVHWLVLTRAVATYITHQKISCNKKVISICRTTRRNHISKKLHVSNLPQEVHQRYLSHLLIHEFGLLMVLIWFKSLKKPEEGSVSHTVQQLAKYMFLKCF; encoded by the exons ATGATAGTTACTTCATTAGCGGATCCTTGGATGCTAAGGTTCGCATATGGAGCATTCCTGATAGGCAGGTTGTTGATTGGACTGATATGCATGAGATGGTTACTGTTGCTTGTTATACACCAGATGGTCAG AGTGCACTGGTTGGTTCTTACAAGGGCAGTTGCCACTTATATAACGCATCAG AAAATAAGTTGCAACAAAAAAGTCATATCAATCTgcagaacaacaagaagaaatcACATCTCAAAAAAATTACATGTTTCCAA TTTGCCCCAGGAAGTTCATCAGAGGTACTTATCACATCTGCTGATTCACGAATTCGGGTTGTTGATGGTGTTGATCTGGTTCAAAAGTTTAAAG AAACCTGAAGAAGGATCAGTCAGTCATACAGTACAGCAATTGGCAAAGTACATGTTTCTGAAG
- the LOC112727116 gene encoding uncharacterized protein isoform X5, with protein sequence MIVTSLADPWMLRFAYGAFLIGRLLIGLICMRWLLLLVIHQMVRVHWLVLTRAVATYITHQLMNSLPQEVHQRYLSHLLIHEFGLLMVLIWFKSLKKPEEGSVSHTVQQLAKYMFLKGVMDQCF encoded by the exons ATGATAGTTACTTCATTAGCGGATCCTTGGATGCTAAGGTTCGCATATGGAGCATTCCTGATAGGCAGGTTGTTGATTGGACTGATATGCATGAGATGGTTACTGTTGCTTGTTATACACCAGATGGTCAG AGTGCACTGGTTGGTTCTTACAAGGGCAGTTGCCACTTATATAACGCATCAG CTCATGAACAGTTTGCCCCAGGAAGTTCATCAGAGGTACTTATCACATCTGCTGATTCACGAATTCGGGTTGTTGATGGTGTTGATCTGGTTCAAAAGTTTAAAG AAACCTGAAGAAGGATCAGTCAGTCATACAGTACAGCAATTGGCAAAGTACATGTTTCTGAAG
- the LOC112727116 gene encoding uncharacterized protein isoform X6 — MIVTSLADPWMLRFAYGAFLIGRLLIGLICMRWLLLLVIHQMVRVHWLVLTRAVATYITHQLMNSLPQEVHQRYLSHLLIHEFGLLMVLIWFKSLKKPEEGSVSHTVQQLAKYMFLKCF; from the exons ATGATAGTTACTTCATTAGCGGATCCTTGGATGCTAAGGTTCGCATATGGAGCATTCCTGATAGGCAGGTTGTTGATTGGACTGATATGCATGAGATGGTTACTGTTGCTTGTTATACACCAGATGGTCAG AGTGCACTGGTTGGTTCTTACAAGGGCAGTTGCCACTTATATAACGCATCAG CTCATGAACAGTTTGCCCCAGGAAGTTCATCAGAGGTACTTATCACATCTGCTGATTCACGAATTCGGGTTGTTGATGGTGTTGATCTGGTTCAAAAGTTTAAAG AAACCTGAAGAAGGATCAGTCAGTCATACAGTACAGCAATTGGCAAAGTACATGTTTCTGAAG
- the LOC112727116 gene encoding uncharacterized WD repeat-containing protein C18H10.05 isoform X1: protein MCNRMVKFISESNIFPPSTFCFLLPIIPSASIYFLSVTVTCIQFNPVNDSYFISGSLDAKVRIWSIPDRQVVDWTDMHEMVTVACYTPDGQSALVGSYKGSCHLYNASENKLQQKSHINLQNNKKKSHLKKITCFQFAPGSSSEVLITSADSRIRVVDGVDLVQKFKET from the exons ATGTGTAATAGGATGGTTAAGTTTATCAGTGAAAGCAATATTTTTCCTCCGtcaactttttgttttcttttgccaATCATACCTTCTGCTTCAATCTATTTTCTGTCTGTCACAGTAACTTGCATCCAGTTTAATCCTGTTAATGATAGTTACTTCATTAGCGGATCCTTGGATGCTAAGGTTCGCATATGGAGCATTCCTGATAGGCAGGTTGTTGATTGGACTGATATGCATGAGATGGTTACTGTTGCTTGTTATACACCAGATGGTCAG AGTGCACTGGTTGGTTCTTACAAGGGCAGTTGCCACTTATATAACGCATCAG AAAATAAGTTGCAACAAAAAAGTCATATCAATCTgcagaacaacaagaagaaatcACATCTCAAAAAAATTACATGTTTCCAA TTTGCCCCAGGAAGTTCATCAGAGGTACTTATCACATCTGCTGATTCACGAATTCGGGTTGTTGATGGTGTTGATCTGGTTCAAAAGTTTAAAG AAACCTGA
- the LOC112727116 gene encoding uncharacterized protein isoform X3 — MCNRMVKFISESNIFPPSTFCFLLPIIPSASIYFLSVTVTCIQFNPVNDSYFISGSLDAKVRIWSIPDRQVVDWTDMHEMVTVACYTPDGQSALVGSYKGSCHLYNASAHEQFAPGSSSEVLITSADSRIRVVDGVDLVQKFKET, encoded by the exons ATGTGTAATAGGATGGTTAAGTTTATCAGTGAAAGCAATATTTTTCCTCCGtcaactttttgttttcttttgccaATCATACCTTCTGCTTCAATCTATTTTCTGTCTGTCACAGTAACTTGCATCCAGTTTAATCCTGTTAATGATAGTTACTTCATTAGCGGATCCTTGGATGCTAAGGTTCGCATATGGAGCATTCCTGATAGGCAGGTTGTTGATTGGACTGATATGCATGAGATGGTTACTGTTGCTTGTTATACACCAGATGGTCAG AGTGCACTGGTTGGTTCTTACAAGGGCAGTTGCCACTTATATAACGCATCAG CTCATGAACAGTTTGCCCCAGGAAGTTCATCAGAGGTACTTATCACATCTGCTGATTCACGAATTCGGGTTGTTGATGGTGTTGATCTGGTTCAAAAGTTTAAAG AAACCTGA
- the LOC112727116 gene encoding uncharacterized protein isoform X7 produces MIVTSLADPWMLRFAYGAFLIGRLLIGLICMRWLLLLVIHQMVRVHWLVLTRAVATYITHQFAPGSSSEVLITSADSRIRVVDGVDLVQKFKET; encoded by the exons ATGATAGTTACTTCATTAGCGGATCCTTGGATGCTAAGGTTCGCATATGGAGCATTCCTGATAGGCAGGTTGTTGATTGGACTGATATGCATGAGATGGTTACTGTTGCTTGTTATACACCAGATGGTCAG AGTGCACTGGTTGGTTCTTACAAGGGCAGTTGCCACTTATATAACGCATCAG TTTGCCCCAGGAAGTTCATCAGAGGTACTTATCACATCTGCTGATTCACGAATTCGGGTTGTTGATGGTGTTGATCTGGTTCAAAAGTTTAAAG AAACCTGA